The following proteins are encoded in a genomic region of Planctomycetaceae bacterium:
- the priA gene encoding primosomal protein N' codes for MTGQQNLFDFADLPDWERAAADDLLLADVVFNLPLEKPYTYSVPETLRTRLKPGMRVKAPLGRGNRNVVGYCVGLRQADNTSRRLKDVQEVLDTEPLLDDLMLELTRWIADRYLCGWGQVLESVVPAGVRRKSGTRIVQSFILSKSAELTLAGSTLPAKQQAVVDVLRNAASPVAAADLCEAAGCGPGPVNALRKRGVITAIRVRSEIVGEPTAQQESESDLSLSRQQQSCLDRILQEMRSSNHHTLLLHGVTGSGKTEVYIRAIREVVEYGRQAIVLVPEISLTPQTIRRFRSRFRSVAVLHSHMSDSERHWQWQQIARGTVDVVVGARSAVFAPTPQLGLIVIDEEHEPTFKQDNVPRYHAREVARYRCQQEGVPLLLGSATPTLESWLRAARGQDVLLSMPDRVAERPLPPVVIVDTRSDPRISRGSSLGRALFLAIDKALKDQGQVILFLNLRGYSPTVWCRTCGQGVKCPDCDITLTWHRDRQLAVCHSCDYSVPPPEKCPVCEGPAIRYFGTGTQKLEEEVRQSFPKATVVRMDSDSMKKQGSHDDALERFRRGEVRILLGTQMIAKGLDFPNVTLVGVVDADSMLNQPDMRAAERTFQLIAQVAGRTGRSARGGRVLVQTTSPDDPSIRFAAQHDYLGFASHELQERKEMGAPPFSSMARVIFRGPVESVVSETARAVADKLRAAIAESGFVARVLGAAPAPITRLRGNYRFHLQITAATLEDVRSLWMRVENTLKLTDGVEMAVDVDPINSR; via the coding sequence TTGACCGGACAGCAGAACCTTTTCGACTTCGCCGATCTGCCCGACTGGGAACGGGCGGCGGCCGATGACCTGTTGCTGGCGGATGTTGTTTTCAATCTGCCGCTCGAAAAGCCGTACACCTACTCCGTTCCGGAAACGCTGCGAACGCGGCTGAAGCCGGGAATGCGGGTGAAGGCGCCTCTTGGTCGGGGCAATCGAAATGTCGTCGGGTACTGCGTGGGACTTCGACAGGCCGACAACACGAGCAGGCGTCTGAAGGATGTTCAGGAGGTTCTTGACACGGAACCGCTGCTGGACGACCTGATGCTGGAGTTGACTCGCTGGATCGCTGATCGCTATCTGTGCGGCTGGGGTCAGGTGCTGGAAAGCGTCGTGCCGGCCGGAGTGAGGCGGAAAAGCGGGACACGGATCGTTCAGAGTTTCATTCTGTCGAAATCGGCGGAGTTGACGCTGGCCGGTTCAACGCTGCCGGCAAAGCAGCAGGCCGTCGTCGATGTTCTGAGAAATGCAGCCAGTCCCGTAGCCGCCGCCGATTTGTGTGAAGCGGCCGGCTGCGGTCCCGGCCCGGTCAATGCACTGCGAAAGCGCGGCGTCATCACAGCGATTCGCGTTCGTTCCGAAATCGTCGGTGAACCGACGGCGCAGCAGGAATCCGAATCCGATCTGTCACTCAGCCGGCAGCAGCAGTCGTGCCTGGACCGCATTCTTCAGGAAATGCGATCTTCGAATCATCACACGCTGCTGTTGCATGGCGTCACGGGAAGCGGCAAGACGGAAGTCTATATTCGGGCCATTCGCGAAGTTGTGGAGTATGGCCGCCAGGCGATCGTCCTGGTTCCGGAAATCAGCCTGACGCCACAGACGATTCGGCGTTTTCGAAGCAGGTTCCGGTCCGTCGCCGTGCTGCACAGTCACATGTCGGACTCGGAACGGCACTGGCAGTGGCAACAGATTGCTCGCGGCACCGTAGACGTGGTTGTGGGAGCACGCAGCGCTGTCTTTGCACCGACGCCGCAGTTGGGACTGATCGTGATCGACGAAGAGCACGAACCAACGTTTAAGCAGGACAACGTGCCCAGGTACCACGCGCGCGAGGTGGCTCGCTACCGGTGTCAGCAGGAAGGAGTGCCGTTGCTGCTGGGGTCGGCGACACCGACGCTGGAATCATGGCTGCGTGCTGCCCGCGGACAGGACGTGCTGTTGTCCATGCCGGATCGCGTTGCGGAACGCCCATTGCCTCCGGTTGTGATCGTGGATACCCGCAGCGACCCGCGAATCAGCCGAGGATCGTCGCTCGGCCGGGCACTCTTCCTGGCGATCGACAAAGCGCTGAAAGACCAGGGGCAGGTCATTCTGTTCTTGAATCTGCGGGGCTACTCCCCCACCGTCTGGTGTCGCACGTGCGGACAGGGAGTCAAGTGCCCGGACTGCGACATCACGCTGACGTGGCATCGCGACCGACAACTGGCTGTCTGTCACAGTTGCGACTACAGCGTGCCTCCGCCCGAAAAGTGTCCCGTCTGTGAAGGGCCCGCGATCCGGTATTTCGGCACAGGGACTCAAAAGCTGGAAGAAGAAGTCCGGCAGTCTTTTCCAAAGGCGACCGTCGTGCGAATGGACAGTGACTCCATGAAGAAACAGGGCAGTCACGACGACGCACTGGAACGCTTCCGTCGCGGTGAAGTCCGGATTCTTCTGGGAACTCAGATGATTGCCAAGGGTCTCGACTTCCCCAACGTCACACTGGTCGGCGTGGTGGACGCCGACAGCATGTTGAATCAGCCGGACATGCGAGCCGCCGAACGCACCTTTCAGTTGATTGCTCAGGTGGCGGGACGTACGGGGCGCAGTGCTCGCGGAGGACGTGTGCTGGTCCAGACAACGTCGCCCGACGATCCATCGATCCGGTTCGCCGCACAGCACGACTACCTGGGGTTCGCTTCCCATGAACTTCAGGAACGAAAGGAAATGGGTGCTCCGCCGTTCAGCAGTATGGCTCGCGTCATTTTCCGAGGCCCCGTGGAGTCCGTCGTCAGCGAAACGGCGCGAGCCGTGGCCGACAAGCTGCGGGCCGCCATCGCCGAATCCGGCTTCGTAGCGCGCGTGCTGGGAGCGGCTCCCGCCCCGATCACACGTCTGCGAGGCAACTATCGGTTCCATCTGCAGATCACGGCGGCGACCTTAGAAGACGTGCGTTCACTGTGGATGCGGGTCGAAAACACCCTGAAACTGACCGATGGCGTCGAAATGGCCGTCGATGTTGACCCAATCAATTCGCGGTAG
- a CDS encoding NAD-dependent epimerase/dehydratase family protein, with protein MRLLITGGAGFIGSHIADKALAKGWTVGILDDLSSGRRENVPSQAEFFEVDIRNKAGVDAAFSKFRPTLVSHQAAQASVAVSVREPQLDAEINIIGSINVMSACVAAGVERIVFASTGGAIYGEVPDGTRAAVETVPVPISPYACSKLAVEKYLECFRVEHGLQHTILRYANVYGPRQDPHGEAGVVAIFCNRIIAGEGIQVNARRTAGDAGCVRDYVYIDDVAGANIAACENRVSDPILNIGTGQETTTRLLADVLQKELGKSVEVRPSDRRPGDIERSLLNNDRLVELLGPTVDISKGLAQTAAWFQARAAKVAGH; from the coding sequence GTGAGACTCTTGATTACCGGCGGCGCGGGATTCATCGGCAGTCACATCGCCGATAAGGCTCTGGCTAAGGGATGGACCGTCGGAATACTGGATGACCTGTCATCGGGACGACGCGAAAACGTGCCGTCGCAGGCTGAGTTCTTTGAAGTTGATATTCGCAACAAAGCCGGTGTCGACGCTGCGTTTTCGAAATTTCGGCCGACTCTTGTCAGTCACCAGGCGGCACAGGCCAGCGTCGCCGTCAGCGTTCGCGAACCTCAGCTTGACGCCGAAATCAACATCATCGGCTCGATCAACGTCATGTCCGCCTGCGTCGCGGCGGGCGTGGAACGAATCGTGTTCGCCAGTACCGGCGGAGCGATCTACGGCGAAGTGCCGGATGGAACCCGTGCCGCCGTTGAGACAGTTCCCGTGCCAATCAGCCCGTATGCCTGCAGTAAGCTGGCCGTCGAAAAGTACCTGGAATGCTTCCGTGTCGAGCACGGACTGCAACACACGATCCTGCGATATGCCAACGTGTACGGTCCGCGCCAGGATCCTCACGGAGAAGCCGGTGTGGTGGCCATCTTCTGCAATCGCATCATCGCCGGAGAAGGCATACAGGTGAACGCCCGCCGAACAGCCGGCGACGCGGGCTGCGTCCGCGACTACGTGTACATCGACGATGTGGCAGGAGCCAACATCGCGGCCTGCGAGAACCGTGTTTCCGATCCGATTTTGAACATCGGGACCGGACAGGAAACGACAACCCGCCTTCTGGCCGACGTGCTTCAAAAGGAACTCGGCAAGTCCGTCGAAGTTCGCCCGAGCGACCGCCGCCCGGGAGACATCGAGCGATCGCTGCTCAACAACGACCGGCTGGTCGAACTTCTCGGCCCAACCGTCGACATCTCCAAAGGCCTCGCCCAGACCGCCGCCTGGTTCCAGGCCCGCGCCGCCAAAGTCGCCGGGCACTGA
- a CDS encoding plasmid pRiA4b ORF-3 family protein, producing MPRKSRRSDAPEPQYPIRVTAHQRDALVSWTRLNRKVRDRLKAAPEGTQVIRLTRNELDDMFDELGKAALVAPSPYTKRVLAVQKKVADALGGLQLAELGSEQTKGRQVPGSASERLYQFKITLLESRPPIWRRIQVGNCTLDKLHQYIQSAMGWTNSHLHQFEIQGERYGDPGLLDDGFEDFCCIDSTDTMINEIVPKDGKRFRFLYEYDFGDDWRHELLFEGYVEPANGGQYPLCVDGARNCPPEDVGGVWGYTDFLEAITDPGHAAHEQMLEWSGKFDPDEFDPRETTEAMRRGLPNWRLH from the coding sequence ATGCCACGCAAATCTCGACGAAGTGACGCCCCGGAGCCGCAGTACCCGATTCGGGTTACGGCTCACCAGCGGGATGCTCTGGTCTCCTGGACTCGGCTAAACCGCAAGGTCCGGGATCGGCTGAAGGCAGCTCCCGAAGGCACGCAGGTCATCAGGCTTACAAGAAACGAACTCGACGACATGTTCGACGAACTGGGGAAGGCTGCTCTGGTCGCCCCCAGTCCGTACACGAAGCGCGTCCTGGCGGTGCAGAAAAAGGTAGCCGACGCTCTCGGTGGGTTGCAGTTGGCAGAACTCGGTTCCGAGCAAACGAAGGGGCGACAGGTTCCAGGCAGCGCGTCCGAGCGGCTGTACCAGTTCAAGATCACACTGCTGGAATCGCGGCCCCCGATTTGGCGGCGGATTCAGGTCGGGAACTGCACGCTGGACAAACTGCACCAATACATCCAGTCGGCCATGGGCTGGACCAACAGCCATCTGCATCAGTTCGAGATCCAGGGGGAACGCTACGGCGATCCCGGACTTCTCGACGACGGTTTCGAGGACTTCTGCTGCATTGATTCGACCGACACGATGATCAATGAAATCGTGCCGAAGGACGGAAAGCGATTTCGATTCCTGTACGAATACGACTTCGGCGACGACTGGAGACACGAGCTGCTGTTCGAGGGTTACGTGGAGCCCGCGAACGGTGGTCAATATCCACTCTGCGTCGACGGCGCGAGAAACTGCCCGCCGGAAGATGTCGGCGGCGTCTGGGGCTACACCGACTTCCTTGAAGCGATTACCGATCCTGGACACGCAGCCCATGAACAGATGCTGGAATGGTCCGGTAAGTTCGATCCGGACGAGTTCGATCCCCGGGAGACGACAGAGGCAATGCGGCGAGGACTACCGAACTGGCGGCTGCACTGA
- a CDS encoding bifunctional serine/threonine-protein kinase/formylglycine-generating enzyme family protein yields the protein MKFRCPNCSHPIRVGEEDDFALREPLDAIECPSCHSRFSLSEDMDSTVAMPEGQMVAHFRILSLLGEGAFGTVYKAFDEELKRIVAIKVPRQGRVTKDTSRTFLREAQAAAAVHHPNAVSVYEVGVHEDQYYIATQYIDGISLSDYLKSHSLSTEDCVRLMIKLLRGLQVFHEKHLVHRDLKPGNILLDSQNEPHIADFGLARSFEPTELTVTHSGQIVGTLHYMSPEQARGEQRSIDNHSDLYSMGVILYQLLTGTRPFQATSQQTLLFAILHDDPPSPRKVNPKIPRDLETICLKAMEKDVHRRYSSASDMAHSLELFLQGKPIPDKPVSRTEKVVKWIKRNRALSAATGVALTAVIAALIAILIPAEQPPTDSVPVILATDPPATEILFERYDDALRVPHSSEFRQTTADSQPVFLLPGLYKVRASANDGRFHEVWRTVPQPTDERPADSRFPHLYYSWNDRKQAVLPPFHLFRDDEIPTAMVRIPGGEFVMGYQVTGDIAGRHKHPVSGFLVARDEVTYGDFRKVMSQPIPWADDSRTWLQSFESQYGDRSPIADGRPVTGYPIDVAILFCELTGCRLPTHVEYEFLATQRGQADFPTGESAAVSSIEVWEILDVADPTQDVSPEGVRNLYFSVAEYTDSVAMAYMALYPALFEDPQVASFPPDLRDLSMRMKEIRGAPTGWALQLPAQSSEFNVRERSSLLLLPQADMDAETSLGRIGWRSYRSAIK from the coding sequence ATGAAGTTTCGCTGTCCGAACTGCAGCCATCCGATTCGCGTCGGCGAAGAAGATGACTTCGCGCTGCGCGAACCACTCGATGCCATCGAATGCCCATCATGCCACAGCCGCTTCAGTCTGTCGGAAGACATGGACTCGACGGTCGCTATGCCGGAAGGCCAGATGGTCGCGCATTTCCGGATCTTGTCGCTGCTGGGCGAAGGAGCATTCGGAACCGTCTACAAGGCCTTTGACGAAGAACTGAAACGTATCGTCGCAATCAAGGTGCCTCGCCAGGGACGTGTAACGAAGGACACATCCCGGACGTTTCTGCGGGAAGCTCAGGCCGCTGCTGCCGTTCACCATCCGAATGCCGTTTCCGTCTATGAAGTCGGAGTCCACGAAGATCAGTACTACATTGCCACTCAATACATCGATGGCATTTCGCTGTCTGATTACCTGAAGTCGCACTCGCTCTCGACAGAAGACTGCGTTCGGCTGATGATCAAGCTGTTGCGAGGACTGCAGGTCTTTCACGAAAAGCACCTGGTACACCGCGATCTGAAGCCCGGCAACATCCTGCTGGATTCGCAGAACGAACCGCACATCGCTGACTTCGGCCTTGCGCGCAGCTTCGAACCGACCGAACTCACTGTCACGCACAGCGGCCAGATCGTCGGCACGCTGCATTACATGTCCCCCGAACAGGCTCGCGGCGAACAGCGGTCGATCGACAACCACAGCGATCTTTATTCGATGGGAGTCATCCTGTACCAGTTGCTGACCGGCACGCGACCGTTCCAGGCTACCAGCCAGCAGACTCTGCTGTTCGCAATCCTTCACGATGACCCGCCGTCTCCGCGCAAAGTGAACCCGAAGATCCCGCGAGATCTGGAAACCATTTGCCTGAAAGCGATGGAAAAGGACGTTCATCGCCGCTATTCGTCCGCCAGCGATATGGCCCACAGCCTGGAGTTGTTCCTCCAGGGCAAACCCATCCCCGACAAACCCGTCAGCCGCACGGAGAAGGTCGTCAAATGGATCAAACGCAACCGAGCGCTGTCCGCAGCGACGGGTGTGGCGCTGACCGCTGTCATTGCCGCCCTGATCGCAATTCTCATTCCGGCAGAGCAGCCCCCAACCGATTCGGTACCTGTCATTCTTGCCACGGATCCGCCGGCGACTGAGATCCTCTTTGAACGTTATGACGACGCACTTCGGGTACCACACAGTTCTGAGTTTCGTCAGACGACTGCAGACAGCCAGCCTGTTTTCCTGCTTCCGGGTCTGTATAAGGTGAGGGCGTCTGCAAATGATGGTCGCTTCCACGAAGTCTGGAGAACCGTGCCGCAACCAACCGACGAACGACCGGCGGACTCCCGATTTCCACATCTCTATTATTCCTGGAATGACAGGAAACAGGCGGTTCTGCCGCCATTTCACCTATTTCGAGACGATGAGATTCCAACAGCGATGGTTCGGATCCCTGGCGGCGAATTTGTCATGGGTTACCAGGTAACTGGTGATATTGCCGGAAGGCACAAACACCCAGTCAGCGGCTTTCTTGTAGCCCGTGACGAGGTTACGTATGGCGACTTTCGGAAAGTGATGAGTCAGCCGATTCCGTGGGCCGACGACAGCCGAACATGGCTGCAGTCGTTCGAATCGCAATATGGCGACCGGTCACCGATCGCCGACGGACGGCCAGTCACCGGTTACCCGATAGATGTCGCCATTCTGTTTTGCGAATTGACCGGCTGCCGCCTGCCGACACACGTCGAATACGAATTTCTGGCCACGCAACGTGGTCAGGCGGATTTCCCGACCGGGGAATCCGCGGCTGTATCTTCGATCGAAGTTTGGGAGATCCTGGACGTCGCAGACCCGACGCAGGATGTCTCACCGGAAGGAGTTCGAAATCTCTATTTCAGCGTGGCCGAGTACACAGACAGCGTAGCCATGGCGTACATGGCTCTCTATCCCGCCCTGTTCGAAGATCCGCAGGTGGCGTCGTTTCCACCGGACCTACGTGATCTGTCAATGCGGATGAAAGAGATTCGCGGCGCGCCAACAGGTTGGGCACTGCAGCTACCTGCCCAGTCTTCAGAATTCAACGTCCGAGAGCGGTCAAGCTTGCTTCTGCTCCCCCAGGCAGACATGGATGCTGAAACATCATTGGGGCGAATCGGATGGCGCTCGTATCGCTCGGCGATCAAGTAG